The window GCAGGGTGATCATGAGTGGTGTCACCGGTAAGACCTCTTTTTAGGGTTCGCGTGCGAGTGTAGTGGCTTGCTATATAAGCGCCTAGGGCCCTCGACGAGTTGGATCGATGTGGCTCAATCTGTATCGGCCGCTGTCTGCTTATATAAATGCTGGCATCCAAGAAGCATATTGCCATCATTGATGGCGCCGACTATAACGCCTTGGCGAGTGTCAGAATATAGGCGCCAAACACCGGGCGGCGGAAAATCCGGATTGGTGCCTGAAAGCAGGGCGAAGTCATTGATTTAAATAAATTTATATCAGGGGGTTGACGACCTCTCAATCCATCCATAGAATGCGCGCCACTTGCAGCGTAAAGCACACAGCGAAACGAAGCAGGGAGTGAATGTTGTAGTGTGTCCCCTTCGTCTAGTGGCCTAGGACACCGCCCTTTCACGGCGGTAACAGGGGTTCGAGTCCCCTAGGGGACGCCATTGCGGGAATAGCTCAGTTGGTAGAGCACGACCTTGCCAAGGTCGGGGTCGCGAGTTCGAGTCTCGTTTCCCGCTCCATTTTTAAACAGCGTTGCTTTCGGGCAGGGCTGAGTGAAACCAGAACCAAGTCTTCGGATGCGGATCTGGGCACCGAAACACACACCATGTGTTCCGGGCAGCGTGTCCCCTTCGTCTAGTGGCCTAGGACACCGCCCTTTCACGGCGGTAACAGGGGTTCGAGTCCCCTAGGGGACGCCATTTGCGGGAATAGCTCAGTTGGTAGAGCACGACCTTGCCAAGGTCGGGGTCGCGAGTTCGAGTCTCGTTTCCCGCTCCATATTTAACAAAAACGCCGCTCATTGAGCGGCGTTTTTGTTTGTGCGCGATTTGTATGTGCATCACTAAAAAGGCCCGCCAGTCTGACTGAGCGGGCTTTTTCCGTTCAACGCGTTATCAGCTTATTGGTAGATGGAGAGCGCCTCCACCCCTTTAGTCCGACTTCATCCCGAATATCACTACAGGCTTGTATGAAGCGATCAAGATCCTCATCGCTGAGGCCGGAATTCATCGAGAACCTTATTAACGAACGATTGAGCCCGGTTGCCGGAGAGCAGAAGACTGAGCCGAATATACCTCGTGCTTGTAATGCGTCCCTGAGACGAAGGGTCAACAACTCCAGCCCAGGCTCCAGCGCAACGATCTGTTCGGATCCTGTGCTCATGTCATACCCCAACTGCATGAGTGCAGACCTTGTTCGACGGGTAATTGCACGCAGCCTGTTACGGCGCTCGTCAGCATGCTGTAGAAAATCAGCAGCCTGTTCGAACCAGATCAATTCGTGATCAAGCAGACTTGAGCTGAAAATGGCGGGATAGGACTCCGTGGCAAAGTAGTCCTTGAAACTGCCGGGACAAGTAATCAGGCCTGCACGCCCGGCGAAGGCCTTGGCCAGGCTGACAGTCTGGAAATGGACCTTGTCGAACAAGTAATGCTGCGCGACCAATCCCGCGCCGTGTGGCCCGTGGGTTCCAAGTGAATGGGATTCATCGACGACCAAGACGCAGCCAAGGCGATGCGCAACTTCAGCGAAGTCTTCCAAAGGGCAAAGACTGCCGTTAGTGCTGTAGATCGCATCGACAGCAATGACGCCTGGACCGTGCTTCTTTATCTGTCGCTCCGCATGATCGGCATCGTTGTGCGCAAACACGATTGCATGTGCATGGGCGGCGTGCGCACCTTGCCAGAGCGACATATGTGCATGGATATCCAGATACACCGGAATGTCCTTACCGGCGATGGCCTGCAGCAATCCCACATTCGCCGCCCATCCTGATTGGCAAAGAATGCAGTCCTGTGCCCCCATGAACCGAGCCAGTCTGTGCTCAAGCCTGGTCATCGGAGTATCCCCGTGGAGAAAAACGGCGGACATCAAGAGTTGGTGTCGTGTCTGAAGGACCGCTTGTGCATGGGCTTCGATCAATTGCTTCTCCGTTGCCAGGCACAGATAGTCATTGCTCGACAAATGCAGAGCATCCGGGCCGGGAATGGCGCCGCGCAGCAAATGTTGGCCTGCCCATCTCTGCTGTACGCGCCCCACGGAGTGGCTTTCGATGCGTGCCTGAACAAAATCAGGGAGGTGAGCGTAGTGAGTTTGTTGTTGGCCTTGAGGCGGTTGGTGTAATACAGGCATAGCTGAGCTCCCTTCTGCCGGGGCGGCTTGCCCTGAACGCCAAAGGTTTCGAGTTCTCACTACACGCTTGGATCCGCTGCATGACTACTGTCAGAGTTGACAGTTTTTCCACGTAACCGACGGATGATCACGCTGTATCCATATTTAAGGCATTAAAAAGGCCCGCCAGTTTGACTGTGCGGGCCTTTTTCGTGTCGGCAGTTTTTACATCGACAACATCAACCGCCCCGCAAACAAAATCAGAATCACTCCCATGCTGCGTTCGAACCAATGCCCCATACGCATGAACAGCGATCTGATCCGGGGATTGGAAAAAAACAGTGCCACGATCACAAACCACAAGGCATTCACAAAGCACATCCACACGCCGTACAGCGCCTGAATCTGCAGAGGTGTCGTAGCACTGATGAGAGTGGTGAAAATCGCCAGGAAAAACAGGGTTGCCTTGGGGTTGGTGGCGTTGGTCAGGAAACCGGTGGTAAATGCCTTCAGTAGCGTTTGTTCAACGACCGGTTCATTCGAGTCTTTTTCGCCTGCCAGAACGGTTTTTGGCTGGCTTCGCAACAGACTCACGCCCAAGTAAAGAATGTAGGCCCCGCCCACGACCTTGGCCACCGTCAATAACCAAGGGGTGGTGTGCATCAATGCGCCGACGCCCAATAAGGTGTACAGCACGTGCACGGAAATACCGGCGCCGATGCCCAGTGCCGTACAAATTCCCACCCAGCGGCCGAAGCGCACGCTCTGGCGGATTGTTACGGCGAAGTCCGGTCCGGGAGCGACCACGGCCAGGAAGTGGATGGTCGCCAGCGCCAGGAACTCGCCCAGGTAATTCGAAAGCATCTCAACTCCAGAAGGTCAGGGGGGAAGCAGTGCCGCGATAGCCGACGAAGAAAGAAAGGCTCAAGCGTGGATCGGCCACACCCGGGGTCACCGAGTGCATGCGGCGTGAATTGAACATGATGAAATCCCCGGGCGCGGGGAGGACTTCCAGCGTCGGATTCCCCAGCAGCGTCGGGTCGATGCCGTAACTGTCGCCACGCATTTCATCGAACTGTTCCGGGGAAATGTCGTCGTCCCATATCTGCAATGCGCCGCCCTCGGCGGGCATGTTCAGGTAAACATTGCAGGCGAACTGCGCTTCAAGGCTTCTGGCTTGAAAGCTGTCCGGGGCGTCCTTGGCGAAAATGTCGTGATGGGCGAGAAAACACACGTCGGGTTTCACCACGCGGGAGAGCCCGACGTACATCTTGCGGCCGTAGAGGTTTTCCAGTTGCGCACCAGCCGGCCAGGACTCGTCGAGCATACAGCGCAGGGTATCGACCGGAGACGCGTAGGGCGCGCAACGATTGCGCAGTTCCGCGATGTTGCGGGTAGCGCGTTCGAAGTAATCCTCGATCAGCAGCGGCTGGTTTTCCGCCTCGTAAAACGCCATGCCGATACGGCCGATGCTCGGTGCGTTGATATAGCCTTCAAATCCCGGCGCGAGGATCTTGTCGCCTATCTGGGTCGCCAATGGCGGGGGCAGCCAGCCTTTGACGCGGATGGCGAGGACTTCTTCGTTGGCCAGTTTTTTTATGCACGTCTCATCGAGACAATCGACGTCAAGCATCATGTCTTAGGTCCATCTATCAGAGAGTCGACGAAGCCTGCGAATGCAGGCTCCCCCCGGCGTCGGGCAATGGCATTGACGCCATTGTCCAAAAGCTCAATCCACGTGGTAGTGGACGGACAGCGTCCCTTTCTTCTGCGAAAGGGATTCGATCGTGACCGTGCCCAGATCCTTCAGGCTACGTACATGGGTGCCGCCGCAACCGTAGGCGGGCAATTCACCAAAGCCGATTTCCCGCGCGCCTTCGCGCAGCGACGTCAGGCGCGGCAGGTCGTGGGCGATCCACTGTTGAATGCCGTGTTGCAGGGTCTGGACTTCAACTTCTTGCGCCGATTCGGAAGGCTTGAACTGCACGCGTCCTTCGCCAGGCCAGTGATGGCCCTTGATCGGCATCCAGCCCATGGCCTGGACGAAGTGCCCGATCAAATGGCCTGCGGAGTGCAGTCGCGTGTTGAGCCGGCGACGTTGTTCGTCGACGCAGATCCGGGTCATGCCGGTTTTTACCGGGCGGTCGACAAAATGAATGATCCGGTCCGGGTCCTGGACAACTCGCAACACTTGGCTTTCGCCGATCCAGCCGGTATCACAAGGTTGTCCGCCGCCTTGGGGGTGGAACAATGTTGCGCGCAACACCACGGCGAATTCGTTCTCGTGGGGCGTGCATTCCAGGACTTCCACGTTGGCCTTGAGGTCATCACTATGGAAAAAGAGGCGAAGCGTCATGTTCCATGCTCGTAATCAAATTTCTATTTTTTATTATATGAAGCGTCGAATAGCGTGATAATCCGTTCAAACATCAAAGGACTGTTGCGTTGTGAGCATAAATCTTCCACTACTGCTGCTGGGTGAAATGGCGATTTTCGTCAAGGTCGTCGAGACCGGCAGCTTCTCCGAGGCGGCTCGCCAGTTGGGTTCTTCACCCTCGGCGGTCAGCCGCAGTATTTCGCGGCTGGAGAAAGCCCTCGCCACACGCCTGTTGCAGCGAACCACGCGCAAGTTGCGTTTGAGCGATGGTGGCGAGGAGGTATTCAAGCGTTGTCAGGAGATGGTCAATGCCGCTCGCTCAGTCATGGAGATCAGCGGCCAGTTCACTGATGAACCTGAGGGCGTGGTGCGTATCAGCGTGCCGAAAGCGGTGGGCCGAATCGTGATTCACCCGCATATGCCGGAGTTTTTACGTCGGTATCCCAAAGTGGATGTGGAGCTGTTGCTTGAGGATCGTCAGGTGGATTTGATCGACGATAACGTCGACCTGGCGATTCGCATCACCGATCGGCCACCTGCGGGGCTGGTGGGGCGGCAGTTGCTGACGATCGACCATTTGCTCTGCGCGACTCCGGAGTATCTGGCTGAACACGGAACGCCGACTCACCCCCACGACTTGCTCAACCATAGCTGCATTTATCTGGGTGAAACTCCGAGCGATGCGCGCTGGAAATTCAAGAAAGGCGGCAAATCGGTCACAGTCGGCGTACGCGGGCGATATGCCGCCAATCACACGGGTGTCCGTTTTGGCGCGGTATTGCAGCACATCGGCATTGGCAGCCTGCCGTATTTCACTGCGCGCCGTGCCCTGGAAAAAGGGTTGATGGTGCAGGTTTTGCCGGACTGGACCTTTTTGGCGTCGTACCACGGAGGCGCCTGGTTGCTGCATTCGCCAACCCGATACCTGCCTCCCAAAATACGGGTAATGATCGATTACCTGGTGGAGTGCCTGGCCAAGGAGCCGACTTTGGGCAAGCCAGGCAAGTCGGGCAATCTGATGACGGCCGTATCGGAATATGAGTTGCCCGAGAGTGACGGATTGTTCTGAATAAATATCAAAAGATCGCAGCCTTCGGCAGCTCCTACTGAAGGTACGCATTCCAATGCAGGAGCTGCCGAAGGCTGCGATCTTTTGATCTGCCCGGAAATACAAAAAAGGCCCGCATGTTCACCATGCGGGCCTTTTTCATTACATCTTTCAGATTAGTGCTTGCTGTCCTGGTTCGACAACGCCAGCAGCTGTTTTTCCTGATTCCAGTCAAACGGTTCGTCGTTCTGTTCGGCTTCGAAGCGACGTTCTTCCAGCGCCTGATACAAGTCGATTTCATCATCGGGCATGTAGTGCAAGCAGTCACCGGCGAAGTACCACAGCAGGTCGCGCGGGACCAGGTGGGCGATTTGCGGGTAGCGGGTGATCACCTGGCACAGAATTTCCTGGCCCAGGTACTGGCTTTCGATCGGGTCGACCGGCAGCAGTGCAAGCAGTTCGTCGAAGCGCTCCAGGAACAAGGCATGGCTTTCGTCGGGAACCTGTTCGGCCTCACCTACGGCGACCAGGATGCTGCGCAGGTGGTCGAGCAATACGAGATGATCGGCAACGATGTTGGACACGAGATAAGTCCTCAAGAGCAAAACGGGCGCGGGAGTATAAAGCTCCTGCGCCCGTTTTTACATGCTTGGGTGGATCAGCGGACCTTCCCTTGTGCTATCGCCAGTTCTTCTTTGTCGAAGTCATCGACATCGATCACCTTGCGCCGCGCCGCCTCGGCTTCGCGCAGGGTTTGAGCTTCCACGGGTTGCAACACCCCAGCCTCCAGCGCGGCATCGATCACAGGCTCGCCAGCGACCGGTTTGACCTGACCGCTCTTGAGCGCCACATGCAGTTTTTTCTGTAGCGGTTGTGCGGCGCTCAAAAGGTTGCAGGCATGTTGCAGGGCGCCAACCGGATCCTCCTCGGATTGTGGGCGATAGCAACCGAGCAGAACTTCCTCCAGCGCCGGGTCGCCCTCGGCCCGACCGATGACCGCAGCGACTTGTGCACCCAGCTTGTCGGAAGGTCCTTTGTGGCGACGACCGAGCGGGAACACGATAACCCGCAACAGACACGCCAGCACTTTGTTCGGGAAGTTGTTCAGCAGTTCATCCATGGCCCGTTCGGCCTGGCCGAGGCTTTCTTCCATGGCCCAGGTAAACAGCGGTTCCATGTATTCCGGCGCGTCGAGGTCGTTGTAACGCTTGAGCGCGGCACTGGCCAGATACATGTTGCTCAGCACATCACCCAGGCGTGCCGACAGGCGTTCTCGGCGTTTCAGTTCGCCGCCCAGCAGCATCATGCTGAGGTCGGCAAGCAGAGCGAACGCAGCCGCCTGACGGTTGAGGGCACGGAAATAACCCTGGCTGAGCTTGTCGCCCGGCGTATGTTCCAGATGACCGAAACCGAGATTCAGCACCAGCGTACTGGCCGCGTTACCCACGGCAAACCCGATGTGCTTGAGCAGCAGGCCGTCGAACTCGACCAGCGCCTGATCCTTGTCCTCACGGGTGGCCAGCGCCATTTCCTTGAGCACGAAAGGATGGCAGCGAATCGCACCCTGGCCGAAGATCATCAGGTTGCGCGAGAGAATGTTCGCACCTTCCACGGTGATGAAAATCGGCGCACCGCTCCATTTGCGTGCGAGGTAGTTGTTCGGTCCCTCGATGATCGCCTTGCCGCCGTGCACGTCCATCGCATGGCTGATGCACTCGCGGCCACGTTCGGTGAGGTGGTACTTGAGAATCGCCGACAGCACCGACGGTTTTTCGCCGAGGTCCACCGCGTTGGCGGTCAGCATCCGCGCGGCATCCATCATCCAGGCATTGCCGCCGATGCGCGCCATCGCTTCCTGAATCCCTTCGAACGCGGCAATCGGCACATTGAACTGTTCGCGAATCTGCGCGTACTGGCCGGTCACCAGGCTGGTGAACTTGGCCATGCCGGTGCCCACTGCCGGCAGGGAAATCGAACGCCCGACCGACAGGCAATTCATCAGCATCATCCAACCCTTGCCGAGCATTTCCTGGCCGCCGATGAGGAATTCCAGCGGGACGAATACGTCTTTGCCGGAATTCGGGCCGTTCATGAAAGCCGCGCCAAGCGGCAGATGACGACGGCCGATTTCCACGCCGGGAAGATCGGTTGGAATCAGCGCGAGGCTGATGCCCAGATCTTCTTTATCACCCAGCAGATGGTCCGGGTCGTAAGCCTTGAACGCGAGGCCGAGGAGGGTGGCCACCGGGCCAAGGGTGATGTAGCGTTTTTCCCAGTTCAGGCGCAGGCCGAGGGTTTCCTGGCCTTCCCATTCACCTTTGCAGATCACGCCGGTGTCGGGCATGCCGCCAGCGTCGGAGCCGGCCAGTGGGCCGGTGAGGGCGAAGCACGGAATATCGTCGCCGCGCGCCAGACGTGGCAGGTAATGGTTGCGTTGTTCATCGGTGCCGTAATGCAGCAGCAGTTCGGCGGGGCCGAGGGAGTTGGGGACCATCACGGTGGAGGCGAGGTCGCCGCTGTGGCTCGCCAGTTTCATCGCCACTTGCGAGTGGGCGTAGGCCGAAAAGCCCTTGCCGCCAAATTCCTTGGGAATGATCAAGGCGAAGAAACCCTGATCCTTGATGTACGTCCAGGCCTCCTCCGGCAGATCCATGGTTTGACCGAGTTGCCAGTCGCTGACCATGCCGCAGAGGGTTTCTGTCGGGCCATCAATGAAGGCCTGCTCTTCTTCATTCAGTTGCGCTTTGGGGTAGGACAGCAATTTGTTCCAGTCCGGGCGCCCGCTGAACAGTTCGCCATCCCACCACACGGTGCCCGCTTCGATCGCGTCGCGTTCGGTTTGCGACATGGGCGGCAGGGTTTTCTGGAACCAGTTGAACATCGGCGCGCTGAAAAGCTTGCGACGCAGATCAGGCAATAGCAGCGGTGCCGCCACGGCGGCGGTCAGCACCCAGAAAATCAGCAGCAGCCAGCCCGGTGCGTGACTGAAGACGCCCATTGCCAGCAGGTAGACAGCCACGATGCCCAGGGCAGGCAGCGGCGCGATGCGACGGTGGGCTAAATAAGCTATCCCGACAACCAGAACCAGTATCCACAACAGCAGCATATTTAATCCTCCGTGAAACCAGGGCGAACCAACCCACAGAGCTTAGACGGCATCCGTAAATCGGGGTGGTCAGAGCGAGGTGATTGAAATCGTGGGAAACCCTGGATGAATTTTGTAGGCCCGGTTGGCAATGGGCCTGGGAAATCGTTCATAGAACGGGCGGCAAAGCGTCCATAATTGGCCGAAACGTCGTTATCTCTGTGCTGAACCTCTCGCTAGACTCGGGGTTCCCCCAGGAGATCGCCCGCATGCACGAGTACCTAAGCCCCGGCCGCTTCATCGATAGTGACCACCCCTCGGTGGTGGAGTTCGCCGAAAAACACCGAGGCAGCAGTCGCGACCCGATCGAGCAGGCGATCAGTCTTTATTACGCCGTGCGCGAAGCGGTGCGCTACAACCCGTACACCTTCAGTCGCGATCCGCAAACCTTGTGTGGCAGTTACGCGCTGGCCACCGGGGAGAGTTACTGCGTACCCAAAGCCACGTTGCTCGCCGGTGCCGCGCGGCATTGCGGCATCCCGGCGCGGATCGGTCTGGCGGATGTGCGCAATCATTTGTCGACGCCGCGCCTGCTCGAACTGCTCAAGAGCGACATGTTCGCCATGCACGGCTACACCGAGTTCTACCTGCAGGATCGCTGGGTCAAGGCGACCCCCGCGTTCAACCAGAAACTCTGCGAACTGTTCAATGTGGCGCCGCTGGAATTCGACGGATTCAACGACAGCGTCTTCCACCCGTTCAACCGTGATGGCGAGAAACTGATGGAGTATCTCGTCGATCACGGCCAGTTTGCCGATGTGCCTGAAGCGTTCTTTTTCGAGCACCTGGAAAAGTGCTACCCGCATCTGTTCGGCGAACAACTGTCGCCACTGCTGGGGGACATGCAGAGCGATTTGAGTCGCGCCTGATCCGGCGTATGCTGCCTGCGCATTCATCAATCGAGAGGCGGTCATGCTGAAGATCTGGGGTCGGAAAAATTCATCGAATGTGAGAAAGCCGTTGTGGGCCGCCGAGGAGTTGGGGCTGGCTTATGAAGCCATCGACGCGGGTGGTGCCTTCGGTGTTGTCGATACGCCCGAGTACCGCGCCATGAACCCCAATGGCCGCGTTCCGGTGATCGAAGACGACGGTTTTGTGTTGTGGGAATCCAACGCCATCGTCCGTTACCTGCTGGCCAAACATGCGCCGGATAGCGCGTGGTATCCGGCGGGTGTGCAGGCGCGCGCCACTGCGGACAAATGGATGGACTGGACCACTTCCAGCTTCGCCGGCCCGTTCCGCACCGTGTTCTGGGGGGTGTTGCGTACTCCGGCAGATCAGCAGGACTGGCCCGCCATCAAGGCGGCGATCAAGGAGTGCGACGGCTTGCTGGCAATGGCCGATCAGGCGCTGGCGACCAAACCGTACCTGTCCGGTGACGAGATCGGCATGGGTGACATTCCGCTCGGCAGTTTCATTTATGCCTGGTTCGAGATGCCGATCGAGCGTGCGCCGCTGCCTCATCTGCAAGCCTGGTACGCACGGTTGCAGCAGCGTCCGGCGTATCGCAAGGCCGTTATGACCGCGTTGACTTAATACCTACTATCGACACACTTGACTGTACTTGTGCGGCGGCGGCAAGCACCATTGCGTTCATGCGCCGCGGTTGCATTGCTCGCCGCCCGCCCTTATTTATTTCTTTCTTCCCTTCTTGGTGCGTAATCCGATATGAGTTCCGCTCTGTCCATCCGGCAGCTAACCAAAACCTACGGCAACGGTTTCCAGGCCTTGAGTGGTATCGATCTGGACGTCGCCGAAGGTGACTTCTTCGCCTTGCTCGGCCCTAACGGCGCCGGCAAATCCACCACCATCGGCATTCTCTCGACTCTGGTGAACAAGACCAGCGGCACAGTGAACATCTTCGGTCACGACCTGGACAAGAATCCTGCGCAGCTCAAGCGCTCCATCGGCGTGGTGCCGCAGGAATTCAACTTCAATCAGTTCGAAAAGACCTTTGACATCGTCGTGACCCAGGCCGGTTATTACGGTATCCCGCCGAAAGTCGCCAAAGAGCGCGCCGAGCAATACCTGACTCAGCTTGGCTTGTGGGACAAGCGTGACACGCCATCGCGTTCACTGTCCGGCGGCATGAAGCGTCGACTGATGATCGCCCGTGCGCTGGTTCACGAACCGCGCCTGTTGATCCTCGACGAACCGACAGCGGGTGTAGACATCGAACTGCGTCGCTCGATGTGGACCTTCCTCACCGAGCTGAACAAGAAAGGCATCACCATCATCCTCACCACGCACTATCTGGAAGAGGCTGAGCAGTTGTGCCGCAACATCGGCATCATCGACCACGGCACCATTGTCGAAAACACCAGCATGAAGCAGTTGCTCGGTCAGTTGCATGTCGAGACCTTCCTGCTGGATTTGAAGAACGGCCTGAGTGCGCCGCCGCAGTTGATCGGCTATCCATCCCGGATGCTCGATGGTCACACCCTGGAAGTCCAGGTCGACAAGTCCATGGGTATTACCGCGCTGTTCACCCAATTGGCCCAGCAGAACATTGA of the Pseudomonas sp. MAG733B genome contains:
- the cqsA gene encoding alpha-hydroxyketone-type quorum-sensing autoinducer synthase; the protein is MPVLHQPPQGQQQTHYAHLPDFVQARIESHSVGRVQQRWAGQHLLRGAIPGPDALHLSSNDYLCLATEKQLIEAHAQAVLQTRHQLLMSAVFLHGDTPMTRLEHRLARFMGAQDCILCQSGWAANVGLLQAIAGKDIPVYLDIHAHMSLWQGAHAAHAHAIVFAHNDADHAERQIKKHGPGVIAVDAIYSTNGSLCPLEDFAEVAHRLGCVLVVDESHSLGTHGPHGAGLVAQHYLFDKVHFQTVSLAKAFAGRAGLITCPGSFKDYFATESYPAIFSSSLLDHELIWFEQAADFLQHADERRNRLRAITRRTRSALMQLGYDMSTGSEQIVALEPGLELLTLRLRDALQARGIFGSVFCSPATGLNRSLIRFSMNSGLSDEDLDRFIQACSDIRDEVGLKGWRRSPSTNKLITR
- a CDS encoding 2OG-Fe(II) oxygenase, with amino-acid sequence MMLDVDCLDETCIKKLANEEVLAIRVKGWLPPPLATQIGDKILAPGFEGYINAPSIGRIGMAFYEAENQPLLIEDYFERATRNIAELRNRCAPYASPVDTLRCMLDESWPAGAQLENLYGRKMYVGLSRVVKPDVCFLAHHDIFAKDAPDSFQARSLEAQFACNVYLNMPAEGGALQIWDDDISPEQFDEMRGDSYGIDPTLLGNPTLEVLPAPGDFIMFNSRRMHSVTPGVADPRLSLSFFVGYRGTASPLTFWS
- a CDS encoding PA2817 family protein, producing the protein MSNIVADHLVLLDHLRSILVAVGEAEQVPDESHALFLERFDELLALLPVDPIESQYLGQEILCQVITRYPQIAHLVPRDLLWYFAGDCLHYMPDDEIDLYQALEERRFEAEQNDEPFDWNQEKQLLALSNQDSKH
- a CDS encoding LysR family transcriptional regulator; translation: MSINLPLLLLGEMAIFVKVVETGSFSEAARQLGSSPSAVSRSISRLEKALATRLLQRTTRKLRLSDGGEEVFKRCQEMVNAARSVMEISGQFTDEPEGVVRISVPKAVGRIVIHPHMPEFLRRYPKVDVELLLEDRQVDLIDDNVDLAIRITDRPPAGLVGRQLLTIDHLLCATPEYLAEHGTPTHPHDLLNHSCIYLGETPSDARWKFKKGGKSVTVGVRGRYAANHTGVRFGAVLQHIGIGSLPYFTARRALEKGLMVQVLPDWTFLASYHGGAWLLHSPTRYLPPKIRVMIDYLVECLAKEPTLGKPGKSGNLMTAVSEYELPESDGLF
- a CDS encoding transglutaminase family protein, which translates into the protein MHEYLSPGRFIDSDHPSVVEFAEKHRGSSRDPIEQAISLYYAVREAVRYNPYTFSRDPQTLCGSYALATGESYCVPKATLLAGAARHCGIPARIGLADVRNHLSTPRLLELLKSDMFAMHGYTEFYLQDRWVKATPAFNQKLCELFNVAPLEFDGFNDSVFHPFNRDGEKLMEYLVDHGQFADVPEAFFFEHLEKCYPHLFGEQLSPLLGDMQSDLSRA
- a CDS encoding LysE family translocator; the protein is MLSNYLGEFLALATIHFLAVVAPGPDFAVTIRQSVRFGRWVGICTALGIGAGISVHVLYTLLGVGALMHTTPWLLTVAKVVGGAYILYLGVSLLRSQPKTVLAGEKDSNEPVVEQTLLKAFTTGFLTNATNPKATLFFLAIFTTLISATTPLQIQALYGVWMCFVNALWFVIVALFFSNPRIRSLFMRMGHWFERSMGVILILFAGRLMLSM
- a CDS encoding acyl-CoA dehydrogenase: MLLLWILVLVVGIAYLAHRRIAPLPALGIVAVYLLAMGVFSHAPGWLLLIFWVLTAAVAAPLLLPDLRRKLFSAPMFNWFQKTLPPMSQTERDAIEAGTVWWDGELFSGRPDWNKLLSYPKAQLNEEEQAFIDGPTETLCGMVSDWQLGQTMDLPEEAWTYIKDQGFFALIIPKEFGGKGFSAYAHSQVAMKLASHSGDLASTVMVPNSLGPAELLLHYGTDEQRNHYLPRLARGDDIPCFALTGPLAGSDAGGMPDTGVICKGEWEGQETLGLRLNWEKRYITLGPVATLLGLAFKAYDPDHLLGDKEDLGISLALIPTDLPGVEIGRRHLPLGAAFMNGPNSGKDVFVPLEFLIGGQEMLGKGWMMLMNCLSVGRSISLPAVGTGMAKFTSLVTGQYAQIREQFNVPIAAFEGIQEAMARIGGNAWMMDAARMLTANAVDLGEKPSVLSAILKYHLTERGRECISHAMDVHGGKAIIEGPNNYLARKWSGAPIFITVEGANILSRNLMIFGQGAIRCHPFVLKEMALATREDKDQALVEFDGLLLKHIGFAVGNAASTLVLNLGFGHLEHTPGDKLSQGYFRALNRQAAAFALLADLSMMLLGGELKRRERLSARLGDVLSNMYLASAALKRYNDLDAPEYMEPLFTWAMEESLGQAERAMDELLNNFPNKVLACLLRVIVFPLGRRHKGPSDKLGAQVAAVIGRAEGDPALEEVLLGCYRPQSEEDPVGALQHACNLLSAAQPLQKKLHVALKSGQVKPVAGEPVIDAALEAGVLQPVEAQTLREAEAARRKVIDVDDFDKEELAIAQGKVR
- a CDS encoding alanyl-tRNA editing protein; the encoded protein is MTLRLFFHSDDLKANVEVLECTPHENEFAVVLRATLFHPQGGGQPCDTGWIGESQVLRVVQDPDRIIHFVDRPVKTGMTRICVDEQRRRLNTRLHSAGHLIGHFVQAMGWMPIKGHHWPGEGRVQFKPSESAQEVEVQTLQHGIQQWIAHDLPRLTSLREGAREIGFGELPAYGCGGTHVRSLKDLGTVTIESLSQKKGTLSVHYHVD
- a CDS encoding glutathione S-transferase, with the protein product MLKIWGRKNSSNVRKPLWAAEELGLAYEAIDAGGAFGVVDTPEYRAMNPNGRVPVIEDDGFVLWESNAIVRYLLAKHAPDSAWYPAGVQARATADKWMDWTTSSFAGPFRTVFWGVLRTPADQQDWPAIKAAIKECDGLLAMADQALATKPYLSGDEIGMGDIPLGSFIYAWFEMPIERAPLPHLQAWYARLQQRPAYRKAVMTALT
- a CDS encoding ABC transporter ATP-binding protein is translated as MSSALSIRQLTKTYGNGFQALSGIDLDVAEGDFFALLGPNGAGKSTTIGILSTLVNKTSGTVNIFGHDLDKNPAQLKRSIGVVPQEFNFNQFEKTFDIVVTQAGYYGIPPKVAKERAEQYLTQLGLWDKRDTPSRSLSGGMKRRLMIARALVHEPRLLILDEPTAGVDIELRRSMWTFLTELNKKGITIILTTHYLEEAEQLCRNIGIIDHGTIVENTSMKQLLGQLHVETFLLDLKNGLSAPPQLIGYPSRMLDGHTLEVQVDKSMGITALFTQLAQQNIEVLSLRNKTNRLEELFVSLVEKNLAKVAL